One genomic window of Xanthobacter dioxanivorans includes the following:
- the glpX gene encoding class II fructose-bisphosphatase: MSVARMPQVLDRRLALDLAQVSERCAVAAARLRGRGDEEAADLAAMRTCHREVNDIPLSGTIVIGEGVEGECDLLFAGETLGRGGMEVDLAVDALEGSTLCAKNMEGSITVIALAERGSLLKVPVAYMEKLAIGPGYPDGIVSLSQSPQDNVRALAEAKGVPPSDITALILDRPRHAPLIEAVRKTGAAVKLITDGDVAGIIHTTNPQESGVDIYLGLGGAAEGVLAAAALRCIGGQMQGRLVLDTEKKREQAKTLGIRDFSKIYALEEMVRGDCLVAATGVTDGALLKGVRFGREVIETDTIVLRAATGTVRRIATEHRDFRKFRLED, translated from the coding sequence ATGAGCGTTGCCCGGATGCCCCAGGTGCTCGACCGCCGCCTCGCCCTCGACCTGGCGCAGGTGTCGGAGCGGTGCGCGGTGGCGGCGGCGCGCCTGCGCGGGCGCGGCGATGAGGAAGCCGCGGACCTTGCCGCCATGCGCACCTGCCATCGCGAGGTGAACGACATCCCGCTCTCGGGCACCATCGTCATCGGCGAGGGGGTGGAGGGCGAGTGCGACCTGCTGTTCGCCGGCGAGACCCTCGGCCGGGGCGGCATGGAGGTGGACCTCGCCGTGGATGCGCTCGAAGGCTCCACCCTCTGCGCCAAGAACATGGAAGGCTCCATTACCGTCATCGCCCTGGCCGAGCGCGGCTCGCTGCTGAAGGTGCCGGTGGCCTACATGGAAAAGCTCGCCATCGGCCCCGGCTACCCGGACGGCATCGTCTCCCTCTCCCAGAGCCCGCAGGACAATGTCCGCGCCCTGGCCGAGGCGAAGGGCGTGCCGCCGTCCGACATCACCGCCCTCATCCTCGACCGGCCGCGCCATGCCCCGCTCATCGAGGCGGTGCGCAAGACCGGGGCGGCGGTGAAGCTCATCACAGACGGCGACGTGGCCGGCATCATCCACACCACCAATCCGCAAGAGAGCGGGGTCGACATCTATCTCGGCCTCGGCGGGGCGGCGGAAGGGGTGCTCGCCGCAGCGGCGCTGCGCTGCATCGGCGGCCAGATGCAGGGCCGCCTCGTGCTCGACACCGAGAAGAAGCGCGAGCAGGCCAAAACCCTCGGCATCCGCGATTTCTCCAAGATCTACGCGCTGGAGGAAATGGTGCGCGGCGACTGCCTGGTGGCGGCCACCGGCGTCACCGACGGCGCGCTGCTGAAGGGCGTGCGCTTCGGCCGCGAGGTGATCGAGACCGACACCATCGTGCTGCGCGCCGCCACCGGCACCGTGCGCCGCATCGCCACCGAGCACCGCGACTTCCGCAAGTTCCGCCTGGAGGATTGA
- a CDS encoding LL-diaminopimelate aminotransferase, producing MTTDFHRIRRLPPYVFEQVNRVKAAARNAGVDIVDLGMGNPDLDAPAHVTEKLKETIGKPRTDRYSASKGIPGLRKAQAAYYERRFGVKLDPDRQVVATLGSKEGFANMAQAITAPGDVILTPNPSYPIHAFGFLMAGGVIRSVPAEPGPEFFHAMERAVQHSIPKPIAVVLCYPSNPTACVADLEFYKDVVAFAKKNDLIVLSDLAYAELYFDGNPPPSVLEVPGAMDVTVEFTSMSKTYSMAGWRMGFAVGNERLIAALSRVKSYLDYGAYTPIQVAATAALNGPQECIAEMRETYKKRRDALVESFGRAGWNIPVPRATMFAWSPIPEPFRAMGSVEFAKLLIEKAEVAVSPGVGFGEHGDDYVRIAVVENEQRIRQAARNVRRFFEQAGTTLHNVVPLSAAR from the coding sequence ATGACCACCGATTTCCACCGCATTCGCCGGCTGCCGCCCTACGTGTTCGAACAGGTGAACCGCGTGAAGGCCGCCGCCCGCAATGCCGGGGTGGACATCGTCGACCTCGGCATGGGCAATCCGGACCTCGACGCGCCGGCGCATGTCACCGAGAAGCTGAAGGAAACCATCGGCAAGCCGCGGACCGACCGCTATTCCGCCTCCAAGGGCATCCCCGGCCTGCGCAAGGCGCAGGCGGCCTATTACGAGCGGCGATTCGGCGTGAAGCTCGACCCCGACCGGCAGGTGGTTGCCACGCTGGGCTCCAAGGAAGGCTTCGCCAACATGGCGCAGGCCATCACCGCCCCCGGCGACGTGATCCTCACCCCCAACCCCTCCTATCCCATCCACGCCTTCGGCTTCCTCATGGCCGGCGGCGTCATCCGCTCGGTGCCCGCCGAGCCGGGGCCGGAATTCTTCCACGCCATGGAACGGGCGGTGCAGCACTCCATCCCCAAGCCCATCGCGGTGGTGCTGTGCTATCCCTCGAACCCCACGGCCTGCGTGGCGGATCTCGAATTCTACAAGGATGTGGTGGCCTTCGCGAAGAAGAACGACCTCATCGTTCTCAGCGACCTCGCCTATGCCGAGCTCTATTTCGACGGCAACCCGCCCCCCTCCGTGCTGGAGGTGCCGGGCGCCATGGACGTGACGGTGGAGTTCACCTCCATGTCCAAGACCTATTCCATGGCCGGCTGGCGCATGGGCTTCGCGGTGGGCAACGAGCGCCTCATCGCCGCTTTGTCGCGGGTGAAGTCCTATCTGGACTATGGCGCCTACACCCCCATCCAGGTGGCGGCCACCGCGGCGTTGAACGGCCCGCAGGAGTGCATCGCCGAGATGCGCGAGACCTACAAGAAGCGCCGCGATGCGCTGGTGGAGAGCTTCGGCCGCGCCGGCTGGAACATCCCCGTGCCCCGCGCCACCATGTTCGCCTGGTCCCCCATTCCTGAGCCCTTCCGGGCCATGGGCTCGGTGGAATTCGCCAAGCTGCTCATCGAGAAGGCGGAGGTGGCGGTGTCGCCGGGCGTCGGCTTCGGCGAGCATGGCGACGACTATGTGCGCATCGCGGTGGTGGAGAACGAGCAGCGCATCCGCCAGGCGGCGCGCAACGTCCGCCGCTTCTTCGAGCAGGCGGGCACGACGCTGCACAATGTGGTGCCGCTGAGCGCCGCGCGGTAG
- a CDS encoding GNAT family N-acetyltransferase: protein MWPLSSVLMVEPLPVIEGNGVYLRVPQMKDFGPWRDLREQSRAFLTPWEPLWPEDDLSRGAFRRRLRRYTRDMVTDEAYPLFVFRSVDHVLLGGLTLSNVRRGVCQAASLGYWMGAPHAGKGYMKAAVNALLPVAYDTLHLRRIEAACMPSNEPSIHLLEACGFVREGYSREYLCINGVWEDHILFARLRNDGAVTERTRRGGVRREAARPAVP from the coding sequence ATGTGGCCGCTGAGTTCCGTCCTGATGGTCGAGCCGCTCCCCGTCATCGAGGGGAACGGCGTCTATCTGCGCGTGCCGCAGATGAAGGACTTCGGGCCGTGGCGGGATCTGAGGGAACAGAGCCGCGCCTTCCTCACCCCCTGGGAGCCCCTTTGGCCGGAGGATGACCTGAGCCGTGGGGCCTTCCGCCGCCGCCTGCGCCGCTACACGCGGGACATGGTGACCGACGAGGCCTATCCGCTCTTCGTCTTCCGCAGCGTGGACCATGTCCTCCTCGGCGGCCTGACCCTGTCAAACGTGCGCCGTGGCGTGTGCCAGGCGGCGAGCCTTGGCTACTGGATGGGGGCGCCCCATGCCGGCAAGGGCTACATGAAGGCGGCGGTGAACGCGCTCCTGCCGGTGGCCTACGACACGCTGCACCTGCGCCGCATCGAGGCGGCGTGCATGCCGTCCAACGAGCCTTCGATCCACCTGCTGGAGGCCTGCGGCTTCGTGCGCGAGGGCTATTCGCGGGAATATCTGTGCATCAACGGCGTGTGGGAGGACCACATCCTCTTCGCCCGCCTGCGCAATGACGGGGCGGTGACGGAGCGCACCCGGCGGGGAGGCGTCCGCCGCGAGGCGGCGCGCCCGGCGGTGCCGTAG
- a CDS encoding ArsC family reductase: protein MTTTIYGIKACDTMKKARSWLEAHQVAYAFHDYKAAGIDRGTLEGWVKAVGWEKLLNRSGTTFRKLPDADKQGLDADKAIALMLAQPSMIKRPVLEAGGGLLVGFKPEDYAAKLA from the coding sequence ATGACGACGACCATCTACGGCATCAAGGCGTGCGACACCATGAAGAAGGCGCGCTCCTGGCTTGAGGCGCACCAGGTGGCCTATGCCTTTCATGACTACAAGGCCGCGGGAATCGACCGCGGGACGCTGGAGGGCTGGGTGAAGGCGGTGGGCTGGGAAAAGCTGCTGAACCGCTCGGGGACCACCTTCCGCAAGCTGCCCGACGCCGACAAGCAGGGCCTCGACGCGGACAAGGCGATCGCGCTGATGCTGGCCCAGCCGTCCATGATCAAGCGCCCGGTGCTGGAGGCGGGCGGCGGCCTCCTCGTGGGCTTCAAGCCGGAGGACTATGCGGCGAAGCTGGCCTGA
- a CDS encoding MgtC/SapB family protein — translation MDHLIYRLAVALAIGLVVGVERGWRERTEPPGSRTAGVRTFTLCGLLGGVSAALASAMQSPALLAAAGLAFAAVFSAFKYREMVADKDYGITSIIAALLVFALGALAVVGDPSAAGAAAIAAAGLLAAREVLHGLVSRLTWVELRSALVLLAMTMIVLPLLPDRTLDPFDSLNPRQIWLFMVLTATISFAGYVAVKVAGPEKGILFSALGGALVSSTAVTIAFARRAAAGEPAVLLAGGAALAAMVSLLRVLAICTVVAPALLATLAPPALAAAATFALAGVLMVRDPRSTGGEQVLGNPFDLAPLTAFAGMFALVSLASGFLLKSVGPGSLYLVSAVAGIVDVDVPSLNAARLAGNALTLEAAAVSILIALGMNALGRVGFAAAAGPAGFTVRLGAATVAAAGAAIGVLVLAQGV, via the coding sequence ATGGACCACCTCATCTACCGGCTGGCCGTCGCCCTCGCCATCGGCCTCGTGGTGGGGGTCGAGCGCGGCTGGCGTGAGCGGACCGAACCGCCGGGCAGCCGCACCGCCGGCGTGCGCACCTTCACCCTCTGCGGCCTGCTCGGCGGCGTCTCCGCGGCGCTGGCCTCGGCGATGCAGAGCCCGGCCCTGCTCGCGGCCGCCGGGCTCGCCTTCGCCGCCGTGTTCTCCGCCTTCAAGTACCGGGAGATGGTGGCGGACAAGGACTACGGCATCACCTCCATCATCGCGGCGCTGCTGGTCTTCGCCCTCGGCGCGCTTGCCGTGGTGGGCGATCCCTCGGCGGCGGGCGCGGCAGCCATCGCCGCCGCCGGCCTGCTCGCTGCGCGCGAGGTGCTGCATGGCCTCGTCTCCCGCCTCACCTGGGTGGAGTTGCGCTCGGCCCTGGTGCTGCTGGCGATGACGATGATCGTGCTGCCGCTGCTGCCCGATCGCACCCTTGATCCGTTCGACAGCCTCAACCCCCGCCAGATCTGGCTGTTCATGGTGCTCACCGCCACCATCTCGTTTGCCGGCTATGTGGCGGTGAAGGTGGCGGGGCCGGAGAAGGGCATCCTGTTCAGCGCCCTCGGCGGCGCCCTCGTCTCGTCCACCGCCGTCACCATCGCCTTCGCCCGGCGCGCCGCCGCCGGCGAGCCGGCGGTGCTGCTCGCCGGCGGGGCGGCGCTGGCGGCCATGGTCTCGCTGCTGCGGGTGCTGGCCATCTGCACGGTGGTGGCGCCCGCGCTGCTGGCGACCCTCGCCCCGCCCGCCCTCGCGGCGGCGGCGACCTTCGCCCTCGCCGGGGTGCTCATGGTGCGCGACCCCAGGAGCACCGGCGGGGAGCAGGTCCTGGGCAATCCGTTCGACCTCGCCCCGCTGACCGCCTTCGCCGGGATGTTCGCCCTGGTCTCCCTGGCGAGCGGCTTCCTGCTGAAGTCGGTGGGGCCGGGCAGCCTCTATCTCGTGAGCGCGGTGGCCGGCATCGTCGACGTGGACGTGCCCTCGCTGAATGCCGCCCGCCTTGCCGGCAACGCCCTCACGCTGGAGGCGGCGGCGGTCTCCATCCTCATCGCCCTCGGCATGAACGCCCTCGGCCGGGTCG
- a CDS encoding DUF6166 domain-containing protein translates to MKTYRGDRTIDGIAVTVDGRPLPQRTDIAPLSRDGFEWSYEGAAPAQLALALLADHLGDGRQALALHAGFMRDVVANFANEWEMTSSDIDAALHKAAA, encoded by the coding sequence ATGAAGACATATCGCGGAGATCGCACCATCGACGGCATCGCTGTCACCGTGGACGGACGGCCGCTTCCGCAGCGGACGGACATTGCCCCGCTGAGCCGCGACGGCTTCGAATGGAGCTATGAGGGTGCGGCCCCGGCCCAGCTCGCCCTCGCGCTCCTCGCCGACCATCTCGGGGACGGGCGCCAGGCCCTCGCGCTACACGCGGGCTTCATGCGCGACGTGGTCGCCAATTTCGCCAATGAATGGGAAATGACCTCCAGCGACATCGACGCCGCCTTGCACAAGGCCGCCGCCTGA
- a CDS encoding M16 family metallopeptidase — protein MSVKLSTLDNGITVITDEMGHLGTASLGIWVGAGARDEGENEHGISHLLEHMAFKGTRRRSARRIAEEIEQVGGDINAATSVEQTTYNVRVLGEDVGLGLDILSDILTEPAFAPDELEREKNVIVQEIGAVMDTPDDLVFDLFQEQAFPGQSVGRSILGTPETVRAFSRDQLGAYLGRTYRGPRMVVAAAGAVDHERVVEEAAARLAGIASATKPDLPAAAYAGGTRLVARDLEQVHVLLGLEGCSYKDAGYHAVQVLANVLGGGMSSRLFQEVREERGLCYSIYAFHWSYQDTGLFGVYAGTDTGDVEELSNAVIDQILDTAETVNETEVARAKAQMKVGLLAALESSGARADQLARQILGFGRVIPVEEIVARVDAVDVAAVRAAARGLIGRGRPTLTAIGPKGGLEPAARVVERLGVH, from the coding sequence ATGAGCGTGAAGCTGTCGACCCTGGACAACGGCATTACCGTCATCACCGACGAGATGGGCCATCTCGGCACCGCCTCCCTCGGCATCTGGGTGGGCGCGGGGGCGCGGGACGAGGGGGAGAACGAGCACGGCATCTCCCACCTTCTGGAGCATATGGCCTTCAAGGGCACGCGCCGCCGCTCGGCGCGGCGCATCGCCGAGGAGATCGAGCAGGTGGGCGGCGACATCAACGCCGCCACCTCGGTGGAGCAGACCACCTACAACGTGCGGGTGCTGGGCGAGGATGTCGGCCTCGGCCTCGACATCCTGTCCGACATCCTCACCGAGCCCGCCTTCGCCCCCGATGAGCTGGAGCGGGAAAAGAACGTGATCGTCCAGGAAATCGGCGCGGTCATGGACACGCCCGACGATCTCGTCTTCGACCTGTTCCAGGAGCAGGCGTTCCCCGGCCAGAGCGTGGGCCGCTCCATCCTCGGCACGCCGGAGACGGTGCGCGCCTTCAGCCGCGACCAGCTCGGCGCCTATCTCGGGCGCACCTATCGCGGCCCGCGCATGGTGGTGGCGGCGGCCGGAGCGGTGGATCACGAGCGTGTGGTGGAGGAGGCGGCGGCGCGGCTGGCGGGCATCGCCTCGGCCACCAAGCCGGATCTTCCCGCCGCCGCCTACGCCGGCGGCACGCGCCTCGTCGCCCGCGACCTTGAGCAGGTGCACGTGCTGCTCGGGCTCGAGGGCTGCTCCTACAAGGATGCGGGCTATCACGCGGTGCAGGTGCTGGCCAACGTGCTGGGCGGCGGCATGTCCTCGCGCCTGTTCCAGGAGGTGCGGGAGGAGCGCGGGCTCTGCTACTCCATCTATGCCTTCCACTGGAGCTATCAGGACACCGGCCTGTTCGGCGTCTATGCCGGCACCGACACCGGGGACGTGGAAGAGCTCTCCAACGCCGTCATTGACCAGATCCTCGACACCGCCGAGACGGTGAACGAGACGGAGGTGGCGCGGGCCAAGGCGCAGATGAAGGTCGGGCTGCTCGCCGCGCTGGAGAGTTCCGGCGCCCGCGCCGACCAGCTGGCCCGGCAGATCCTCGGTTTCGGCCGGGTGATCCCGGTGGAGGAGATCGTGGCGCGGGTGGATGCGGTGGACGTGGCCGCGGTGCGCGCGGCGGCGCGGGGCCTCATCGGCCGCGGCCGGCCGACCCTGACCGCCATCGGCCCGAAGGGTGGACTTGAGCCCGCCGCACGGGTGGTGGAGCGTCTGGGGGTGCATTAG
- the thrC gene encoding threonine synthase, protein MRYVSTRGEAPVLSFSDALLAGLARDGGLYVPEAWPTLSPGEIAAFAGKPYAAVAKAVISPFVADALPERALDLMIADAYAGFRHPAVTPLVQIAPNRFILELFHGPTLAFKDVAMQLLARLMDHVLATRGSRATIVGATSGDTGSAAIEAFRHSDAVDVFILYPHKRVSEVQRRQMTTVNSPSVHAIAVEGTFDDCQGLVKAMFNHHAFRDQLALAGVNSINWARIVAQVVYYFYAAVALGAPHREVSFVVPTGNFGDILAGWVAKKMGLPIRDLSIATNVNDILVRTLDTGRYEVKGVLPSSSPSMDIQVSSNFERLLFDALDRDSGALRQLMASLGQSGAFTVPRAAQAAIAADFSAARADEPETAATIEKLYRSIGYLADPHTAVGLAVAEKVEHAAKVPQVVLSTAHPAKFPDAVEAATGHRPGLPPHMADLMTKRESLTVLPNDLAAVENFIRARARIASGAAA, encoded by the coding sequence GTGCGTTACGTTTCCACTCGGGGCGAAGCTCCCGTTCTGTCCTTTTCCGATGCGCTGCTCGCCGGGCTCGCGCGCGACGGCGGCCTCTATGTGCCGGAGGCTTGGCCGACCCTGTCGCCGGGCGAGATCGCGGCGTTTGCCGGCAAGCCCTATGCGGCGGTGGCGAAGGCCGTCATCTCCCCCTTCGTGGCCGACGCGCTGCCCGAGCGCGCCCTCGATCTGATGATCGCCGACGCCTATGCCGGCTTCCGGCATCCCGCCGTCACCCCTTTGGTGCAGATCGCGCCGAACCGCTTCATCCTCGAGCTGTTCCACGGCCCGACCCTGGCGTTCAAGGACGTGGCGATGCAGCTGCTCGCCCGGCTGATGGACCATGTGCTCGCCACCCGCGGCTCCCGCGCCACCATCGTCGGCGCCACATCGGGCGATACCGGCAGCGCGGCGATCGAGGCGTTTCGCCATTCCGATGCGGTGGACGTCTTCATCCTCTACCCGCACAAGCGCGTGTCCGAGGTGCAGCGCCGGCAGATGACGACGGTGAACTCGCCGTCCGTCCACGCCATCGCCGTGGAAGGCACGTTCGACGACTGCCAGGGCCTGGTGAAGGCCATGTTCAACCACCACGCCTTCCGCGACCAGCTGGCGCTGGCGGGGGTCAATTCCATCAACTGGGCGCGCATCGTCGCCCAGGTGGTCTATTATTTCTACGCGGCGGTGGCGCTGGGCGCGCCGCACCGCGAGGTGTCCTTCGTGGTGCCCACCGGCAATTTCGGCGACATCCTCGCCGGCTGGGTGGCGAAGAAGATGGGCCTTCCCATCCGCGACCTCTCCATCGCCACCAACGTCAACGACATCCTGGTGCGCACGCTGGATACCGGGCGCTACGAGGTGAAGGGGGTGCTCCCCTCGTCCTCCCCCTCCATGGACATCCAGGTCTCGTCCAATTTCGAGCGCCTGCTGTTCGACGCCCTCGACCGCGACAGCGGCGCGCTGCGCCAGCTCATGGCCTCGCTCGGGCAGTCCGGCGCCTTCACCGTTCCGCGCGCGGCTCAGGCCGCCATCGCGGCGGACTTCTCTGCCGCCCGCGCCGACGAGCCGGAGACGGCGGCGACCATCGAGAAGCTCTACCGGTCCATCGGCTACCTCGCCGATCCGCACACGGCGGTGGGGCTCGCCGTGGCCGAGAAGGTGGAGCACGCCGCCAAGGTGCCGCAGGTGGTGCTCTCCACCGCCCATCCGGCCAAGTTCCCCGACGCGGTGGAGGCGGCCACCGGGCATCGGCCGGGCCTGCCGCCGCACATGGCCGACCTGATGACCAAGCGTGAAAGCCTGACCGTGCTGCCAAACGACCTTGCGGCAGTTGAGAATTTCATCCGCGCCCGCGCGCGCATCGCCTCGGGTGCCGCCGCATGA
- the phaC gene encoding class I poly(R)-hydroxyalkanoic acid synthase, which yields MDVEALARNFAMMVEQGGKAMAAYLTPREPAKTDDMAEDIADALKTVTHVAEYWMADPQRTLEAQSRLMAGYLSVWANTMKRLAGEEVDPVTRPDPKDARFKDAGWQQSPIFDALKQTYLVTTRWAEDMVQEAEGLDPHVKHKAEFLVRQVSNAISPSNFVLTNPELIRETLSSSGENLVKGMKNLTDDLIEGGGTLRIRQTDMKAFEVGRNLATTPGKVIFENELMQLIQYEPTTPSVKKTPVLLVPPWINKFYILDLTPEKSLIKWLVDQGITVFTISWVNPDARLAAKGFDDYMREGIMTALDTVAVASGQRRVHAVGYCVGGTLLATTLAYMAQTGDDRIASATFLTTQIDFTHAGDLKVFVDEEQLASIERKMKTMGYLEGSKMASAFNLLRSNDLIWPYVVNNYMKGKAPFPFDLLFWNADSTRMPAANHSYYLRNCYLTNSIARGLAELSGVRIDVSKINIPVYSLATKEDHIAPANSVYIGANLLSGPVRYVLAGSGHIAGVVNPPAKGKYQYWADGPTGPSYDLWAQGAQEHKGSWWPDWLTWFSSWHPDEVPARVVGGGRLTPIEDAPGRYVKEKS from the coding sequence ATGGACGTGGAGGCCCTGGCGCGAAACTTCGCCATGATGGTGGAGCAGGGCGGCAAGGCGATGGCCGCCTACCTCACCCCGCGCGAGCCGGCCAAGACCGACGACATGGCGGAGGACATCGCCGACGCCCTGAAGACCGTGACCCACGTGGCGGAATACTGGATGGCCGATCCCCAGCGCACGCTGGAGGCCCAGTCCCGGCTCATGGCCGGCTATCTGTCCGTCTGGGCCAACACCATGAAGCGCCTCGCCGGGGAGGAGGTGGACCCGGTGACCCGGCCCGACCCGAAGGACGCCCGCTTCAAGGACGCGGGCTGGCAGCAGAGCCCCATCTTCGATGCGCTGAAGCAGACCTACCTTGTCACCACCCGCTGGGCCGAGGACATGGTGCAGGAGGCCGAGGGCCTCGATCCGCACGTGAAGCACAAGGCCGAGTTCCTGGTGCGGCAGGTGTCCAACGCCATCTCGCCCTCGAACTTCGTGCTCACCAATCCCGAGCTCATCCGCGAGACGCTGAGCTCGTCCGGCGAGAATCTGGTGAAGGGCATGAAGAACCTCACCGACGACCTGATCGAGGGCGGCGGCACCCTCAGGATCCGCCAGACCGACATGAAGGCCTTCGAGGTGGGGCGGAACCTCGCCACCACCCCGGGCAAGGTGATTTTCGAGAACGAGCTGATGCAGCTCATCCAGTACGAGCCGACGACACCCAGCGTGAAGAAGACGCCGGTGCTGCTCGTGCCGCCATGGATCAACAAGTTCTACATCCTCGACCTGACGCCGGAGAAGTCGCTCATCAAGTGGCTGGTAGACCAGGGGATCACGGTCTTCACCATCTCCTGGGTCAATCCCGACGCGCGGCTCGCCGCCAAGGGCTTCGACGACTACATGCGCGAAGGCATCATGACCGCCCTCGACACCGTGGCGGTGGCCTCCGGCCAGCGGCGGGTGCATGCGGTGGGCTATTGCGTGGGCGGGACGCTGCTGGCCACGACCCTCGCCTACATGGCGCAGACCGGGGACGACCGCATCGCCTCCGCCACCTTCCTCACCACGCAGATCGACTTCACCCACGCCGGTGACCTGAAGGTGTTCGTGGACGAGGAACAGCTCGCCAGCATCGAGCGCAAGATGAAGACGATGGGTTATCTGGAGGGGAGCAAGATGGCCTCCGCCTTCAACCTGCTCCGGTCGAACGACCTGATCTGGCCCTACGTGGTGAACAATTACATGAAGGGGAAGGCGCCTTTCCCCTTCGATCTTCTGTTCTGGAATGCCGATTCGACCCGCATGCCGGCAGCGAACCATTCCTATTACCTGCGCAACTGCTACCTCACCAATTCCATCGCCCGCGGCCTCGCCGAATTGTCCGGCGTGCGTATCGATGTCAGCAAGATCAACATCCCGGTCTATTCGCTGGCGACGAAGGAAGACCACATCGCGCCCGCCAACTCGGTCTATATCGGGGCGAACCTCCTGTCCGGCCCGGTGCGCTACGTGCTCGCGGGCTCCGGGCATATCGCCGGGGTGGTCAATCCGCCGGCGAAGGGGAAGTACCAGTACTGGGCCGACGGGCCGACGGGGCCGAGCTACGACCTGTGGGCGCAGGGCGCGCAGGAGCACAAGGGCTCCTGGTGGCCGGACTGGCTGACCTGGTTCTCGTCCTGGCATCCGGACGAAGTCCCCGCCCGCGTCGTCGGCGGCGGCCGGCTCACCCCCATCGAGGACGCGCCGGGCCGCTATGTGAAGGAAAAGAGCTGA
- a CDS encoding homoserine dehydrogenase, translated as MSELKVGLAGLGTVGAAVFRMLERRAAELEARTGRTVKATAVAARDRTRDRGLNLDGVTWYEDPVALAGTGDIDVFVELMGGDGDPAKAAVAAALDRGIPVVTANKALLAKCGLDLARRAEAAGAGLHFEAAVAGGIPIVKTLREALAGNAIERVSGILNGTCNYILTRMAEEKLSFHVCLTEAQRLGYAEADPTFDIDGFDTAHKLAILTSLAFGTQVDADSIYVEGIRQLTLADLDAADDLGYRVKLLGVAVKTDTGIEQRVHPTMVPKHWPIAQVSGVTNAVAVDGDAVALTLVGPGAGGDATASAVVADLFDVARGAQGFAFGLPVDRLQKAERAPMQRHEGGYYIRLAVVNKPGTAATIARRMADEQISLESIVQRRPGGTTSAADTAHVILITYATTEEAVRRAIAAIEADGVVASLPQVIRIEKD; from the coding sequence ATGAGCGAACTGAAAGTGGGCCTCGCCGGCCTCGGCACCGTCGGGGCCGCCGTCTTCCGCATGCTCGAACGCCGCGCCGCCGAGCTTGAGGCGCGTACCGGCCGCACCGTGAAGGCGACGGCCGTGGCGGCGCGGGATCGCACCCGGGATCGCGGGCTGAACCTCGATGGCGTCACCTGGTACGAGGATCCGGTCGCGCTGGCCGGAACCGGCGACATCGACGTGTTCGTGGAGCTGATGGGCGGCGACGGCGACCCGGCGAAGGCGGCGGTCGCCGCCGCGCTCGACCGCGGCATCCCGGTGGTGACCGCCAACAAGGCGCTGCTCGCCAAATGCGGCCTCGATCTCGCCCGGCGTGCGGAAGCCGCCGGTGCGGGGCTCCATTTCGAGGCGGCGGTGGCGGGCGGCATCCCCATCGTGAAGACCCTGCGCGAGGCCCTCGCCGGCAACGCCATCGAGCGCGTGTCCGGCATCCTCAACGGCACCTGCAACTACATCCTCACCCGCATGGCGGAGGAGAAGCTCTCCTTCCACGTCTGCCTCACCGAGGCCCAGCGCCTCGGCTATGCGGAGGCGGACCCGACCTTCGACATCGACGGCTTCGACACCGCCCACAAGCTCGCCATCCTCACCTCGCTCGCCTTCGGCACCCAGGTGGACGCGGACTCCATCTATGTGGAAGGCATCCGCCAACTCACCCTGGCCGATCTCGATGCGGCGGACGATCTCGGCTACCGGGTGAAGCTGCTCGGCGTGGCGGTGAAGACCGACACCGGCATCGAGCAGCGGGTGCACCCCACCATGGTGCCGAAGCACTGGCCCATCGCCCAGGTGTCCGGCGTCACCAACGCGGTGGCGGTGGACGGCGACGCGGTGGCGCTGACCCTGGTGGGGCCCGGCGCCGGCGGCGACGCCACCGCCTCGGCGGTGGTGGCCGACCTGTTCGACGTGGCACGCGGCGCGCAGGGCTTCGCCTTCGGCCTGCCGGTGGACCGCCTGCAGAAGGCCGAGCGCGCGCCCATGCAGCGCCACGAGGGCGGCTACTACATCCGCCTCGCCGTGGTGAACAAGCCGGGCACCGCGGCCACCATCGCCCGCCGCATGGCCGACGAGCAGATCTCCCTGGAATCCATCGTCCAGCGCCGCCCCGGCGGCACGACGAGCGCGGCCGACACCGCACACGTGATCCTCATCACCTATGCTACGACCGAGGAGGCCGTCAGACGGGCCATCGCCGCCATCGAGGCGGATGGGGTCGTCGCCTCCCTGCCGCAGGTGATTCGCATCGAGAAGGATTGA